The genomic region ACGGAACAAGCTGTATGGTTGCGATCAGTGGGTTCTTTAAAAACATAAGCGTTGTTTTGGATGATGGTATGTGTACCTTAAAAAATATTACTGAAACAGCCAAGGTGCGAACCCAAAGTGGCAATATCGTCGCCTTTGTGCGCAGTGCCGACATCAAGTCCAAAACCAAATACGGCAAAGTTCATACAGAAGCTGTTCCCAAAGGAGAAAGTAAACTTGACTTAGCAAGTGTTACCGGGAATATCTACCTCAAAAAAACCGATTAATATCGCTATTTTTGCCGCATCAATTTCTTGAATAATGAATTTAAAGAAGTCCCTTATACTTATCATCATTATTTTATTGATCGATCAAATCAGTAAAATATACATAAAGACCCATTTTATCCTAGGAGAATCAATTGATGTGTTTAGTTGGTTCAAGATATATTTTATAGAGAACGAGGGTGCCGCATGGGGTGCCAAATTAAGTGATATACTACCCATTTCCGATAGCAGGGGCAAACTGGTATTGACCATTTTTAGGCTTTTTGCCATTGTGGGTATAGGATATTGGCTATACGATACCATTCGCAAAAAACATTCGAAAACCTTGATATTGGCAATATCGTTGATTTTTGCAGGTGCTTTGGGCAATATACTGGATTCGGTTTTTTACGGTATCGTTTTTAACGATAGTAATAGGGAGGTCGCTACCCTATTCTCAAAAGAACCTTATGGAAGCCTTTTTTACGGTAAGGTTGTAGATATGCTTTATTTTCCATTGGTAGATACGGTGTGGCCTGAATGGATGCCCTATTTTGGCGGAAAGGCTTTTCGGTTTTTTGAACCGGTCTTCAACGTTGCTGATACAGCCATAAGTACGGGTGTGGGTATTTTGATCGTATTCAACAAGAAAGCTTTTGGTAAAACCAATGAAGATAATATTGCAGATGTTCAGGTATCTGAAAATGAATAGGTTTTTTCTGGGGTAACGCAGTAATCCAAAGGAATATCCGTATCATTCAAATCTGTTATGATTTCTTTTTCGGCCTCAAATAGCGAAAGTCCAATTTTTAACGTTTTGGGCCTACATGCAGATAAAAACCTGTCATAATATCCTTTCCCATAGCCTACCCTGTTTCCTTTTTTATCAAACGCAAGTAAAGGAACAAATACCACATCTATTTGTTCGGATGGTATCTCAATACCTTCAACCGGTTCGGGAATATTCAGTGTGTTTTTCTTGAGTACCGTACCATCGGTTAGGAGGTAGTTTCTCAATAGGTTTTTACCCTCTACTTTGGGAACAACTATATTTTTATCTTTCCCCTGTAAAATAGATAATATGTAATTGGTCTGTATTTCTTTGTTTTCGGTAATAGTAAGAAAAATATGATACAATTGGTGTGACCAAATAGGTATTGAAAGTAATCTGTTCGCAATTAGGAGACTTTTAG from Costertonia aggregata harbors:
- a CDS encoding 5-formyltetrahydrofolate cyclo-ligase, producing MLKQQLRLDHKQKRNSLSPSQIDSKSLLIANRLLSIPIWSHQLYHIFLTITENKEIQTNYILSILQGKDKNIVVPKVEGKNLLRNYLLTDGTVLKKNTLNIPEPVEGIEIPSEQIDVVFVPLLAFDKKGNRVGYGKGYYDRFLSACRPKTLKIGLSLFEAEKEIITDLNDTDIPLDYCVTPEKTYSFSDT
- a CDS encoding lipoprotein signal peptidase; amino-acid sequence: MNLKKSLILIIIILLIDQISKIYIKTHFILGESIDVFSWFKIYFIENEGAAWGAKLSDILPISDSRGKLVLTIFRLFAIVGIGYWLYDTIRKKHSKTLILAISLIFAGALGNILDSVFYGIVFNDSNREVATLFSKEPYGSLFYGKVVDMLYFPLVDTVWPEWMPYFGGKAFRFFEPVFNVADTAISTGVGILIVFNKKAFGKTNEDNIADVQVSENE